The Anabaena sp. WA102 genome contains a region encoding:
- a CDS encoding YkgJ family cysteine cluster protein: MATWQCISQCGACCNLTPADRPDLEEYLSPPDLELYLSMVGEGGWCVNYDHGARECKIYSTRPRFCRVVAETFEEMYGIEPEDVNDFAIDCCRQQIEGVYGDRSLEQIRFDQAVGF; the protein is encoded by the coding sequence ATGGCTACTTGGCAATGTATATCTCAGTGTGGCGCTTGCTGTAACTTAACACCAGCAGATCGTCCAGATTTAGAAGAGTATCTTTCACCACCGGATTTAGAACTTTATCTTAGTATGGTCGGCGAGGGTGGATGGTGCGTAAATTATGATCATGGTGCGCGGGAATGTAAAATCTACTCCACCCGTCCCCGGTTTTGTCGGGTGGTAGCAGAGACATTTGAAGAGATGTATGGAATTGAACCGGAAGATGTGAACGATTTTGCCATTGATTGCTGTCGTCAGCAAATTGAGGGGGTTTATGGCGATCGCAGTTTAGAACAAATCCGTTTTGATCAAGCCGTCGGGTTTTGA
- the psb30 gene encoding photosystem II reaction center protein Ycf12/Psb30, whose translation MEILANINWEVVLQLTCVGLIVVSGPIVIFLLAFRNGNL comes from the coding sequence ATGGAGATTTTAGCTAACATCAATTGGGAAGTTGTCTTGCAGTTAACTTGCGTGGGACTAATCGTGGTTTCCGGTCCTATAGTAATCTTCCTTCTAGCATTTCGCAACGGCAACCTGTAA
- the recJ gene encoding single-stranded-DNA-specific exonuclease RecJ → MNNNQSIRRLPNQRWQIAATNPEASLTLANLMNISPIISQLLINRGMRNPEDAKIFLDPESLNLPSPLEEFPDLAASVELLEMAIANQDKIAICGDYDADGMTSTALLLRSLRALGADVDYAIPSRMHDGYGINNRIVQEFHDEGVKLILTVDNGISAVEPITKARELGLKVIITDHHDIPQILPPANAILNPKLIAESSPYRGVAGVGVAYILAVCLAQQLGELKGLVQPLLALFTLGTIADLAPLTGVNRRWVKRGLNILPKSTLPGIQALIQIAGVQATEGEKNQTSKSLKPEDIGFRLGPRINAIGRIGDPQIVIDLLTTDDFSIALAKAIQCEQTNTQRQQMCEEIEKEAISIVEDLYVNSLQKDRVLVVIKDNWHHGVIGIVASRLLERYGVPVFIGTYENDSIIRGSARGIPEFHVFAALDTCRDLLGKFGGHKAAGGFSLPTENLPEFRLRLSAFANQCLEPQHLKPLLKIDTQVNIHEINQDLFQQLNILHPCGIDNSDPIFWTANVQVIEQKIVGKGHIKLTVSQTIDNQRQEIKGIAWRWGDYFPLPSRLDIAYKLRENNFNGKTTIEMELIGAKLPNHVLEIFTNSSNQSRASFEYKQRQYTCGIYENGMSRELRVKNSEGKVLVMQPEDKFGLLGFNRDNAEQVNLSQPIYEGIVQTAIQALSTSVQN, encoded by the coding sequence ATGAACAATAACCAATCAATTAGACGCTTACCCAATCAACGTTGGCAAATTGCAGCAACAAATCCCGAAGCCAGTTTAACATTAGCAAATTTAATGAATATTTCCCCCATTATTAGCCAATTGTTAATTAATCGGGGGATGAGAAACCCAGAAGATGCAAAAATATTTTTAGATCCTGAATCTTTAAATTTACCTTCTCCTCTGGAAGAATTCCCTGATTTAGCTGCAAGTGTGGAATTATTGGAAATGGCGATCGCCAATCAAGATAAAATAGCTATCTGTGGCGACTATGATGCAGATGGTATGACTAGCACTGCTTTACTACTCCGCAGTTTACGCGCGTTAGGTGCTGATGTTGATTATGCTATCCCCAGTCGAATGCACGATGGTTATGGCATTAATAACCGGATTGTCCAAGAATTTCATGATGAAGGGGTGAAACTAATTCTCACCGTAGATAACGGAATTTCTGCCGTTGAACCAATTACCAAAGCCAGAGAATTGGGTTTAAAAGTCATTATCACAGATCATCATGATATTCCCCAAATATTACCTCCAGCCAATGCAATTCTGAACCCGAAACTAATCGCTGAATCTTCTCCCTATCGAGGTGTAGCTGGTGTGGGTGTGGCTTATATTTTAGCCGTTTGTTTAGCCCAACAATTAGGAGAACTCAAAGGTTTAGTACAGCCACTTTTAGCCCTATTTACATTAGGAACTATTGCCGATTTAGCCCCTTTAACGGGTGTGAATCGTCGCTGGGTAAAAAGAGGTTTAAATATCTTACCAAAATCTACATTACCAGGAATACAAGCATTAATTCAAATTGCTGGAGTTCAAGCCACTGAAGGAGAAAAAAACCAAACTTCTAAATCTTTAAAACCTGAAGATATTGGTTTTAGATTGGGACCAAGAATTAATGCTATCGGCAGAATTGGTGATCCCCAAATTGTGATTGATTTACTCACAACCGATGATTTTAGTATTGCACTAGCCAAAGCTATCCAGTGTGAACAAACTAATACTCAACGCCAACAAATGTGCGAAGAAATTGAAAAAGAAGCCATTTCTATTGTTGAAGATTTATATGTAAACTCTTTACAAAAAGATCGGGTATTAGTTGTTATTAAAGATAATTGGCATCATGGTGTCATTGGAATTGTTGCTTCCCGCTTACTAGAACGTTATGGTGTTCCCGTCTTTATTGGAACTTACGAAAATGACAGCATAATTCGGGGTTCAGCGCGGGGAATTCCTGAATTTCATGTATTTGCAGCTTTAGATACTTGTCGAGATTTATTAGGTAAATTTGGAGGACACAAAGCTGCGGGAGGATTTTCTTTACCAACGGAAAATTTACCAGAATTTAGATTGCGGTTATCTGCATTTGCAAATCAGTGTTTAGAACCTCAACACCTGAAACCGCTGTTGAAAATTGATACTCAAGTTAATATTCACGAAATTAATCAGGATCTTTTTCAACAGTTAAATATTCTTCATCCCTGTGGTATTGATAACTCAGATCCAATTTTTTGGACTGCGAATGTTCAAGTGATTGAACAGAAAATAGTTGGTAAAGGTCACATTAAATTAACTGTATCCCAAACTATAGACAATCAGCGTCAAGAAATTAAAGGCATAGCATGGCGTTGGGGTGACTATTTTCCCTTACCATCAAGATTGGATATTGCTTACAAACTCCGAGAAAATAACTTTAATGGTAAAACTACCATTGAAATGGAGTTAATCGGTGCAAAACTCCCAAATCACGTTCTTGAAATTTTCACTAATTCATCAAATCAATCACGGGCTAGTTTTGAATATAAACAGCGTCAATATACCTGTGGAATCTATGAAAATGGGATGAGTAGGGAATTAAGAGTTAAAAATTCTGAAGGTAAGGTTTTAGTTATGCAACCAGAAGATAAATTTGGTCTGTTAGGTTTCAACCGCGACAATGCAGAACAGGTAAATCTATCTCAACCCATCTATGAAGGAATTGTACAAACTGCAATTCAGGCTTTATCAACTTCTGTGCAGAATTAA
- a CDS encoding alpha-2-macroglobulin family protein has protein sequence MMIRKIFKFLFIVTLVFGMTGCNFMTIQPGKEKLPPVESLITPKLPDWIEQISPLGDAKPTNQIRIRFQEALIPVESLDSPQQQSLLTKFAIWPPLPGQFRFLTPRMVGFQADKAIPKATRVKVTLKAGLADLKNHRLSQDLAWTFNTESIQITNLPGVNPIEKAVVEPMGLQPKLQFTSNLELDLDSVQKHLQLIPEGKTQGVGFKVELAKEETPESLDPFEKFDPSVRNWVYNLIPGQNLEKATSYRLTFSLGILPANGNLPSQKEFVSKLATYSPLGFVGIKPYGEPDSGGTYGRFTKGSPQLEFNNILLADSVKDNIKIKPVPKNIDTVLQVSEEDRIVSINPYSLEPSTTYTINIEKNLKDKFGQTLGKPVTIKYDTGDVAGNISVPSDLNIFLTDKDLQINIDTINLPESKYQAAYRIVKPTDLVYTNTANDLLPEPSKWQDFKIRGKQNQSLTINIPLKEKLGNRQGMLAYGVQARTHKYQEDGKQLWKEPTTYGMVQLTNLGVFSQWFPESGLIRVHHLSDGSPVKAVNIEIYQSKLAEKSRPQPVPCATGKTDEKGILIIENNQLIQCYPKLKSSGLQLLVIASENQDWAFARTEEYSGAYGYGIDAGWEADKPESRGIIFSDRQLYQPGEKAAFTAFADYLEKGKIQEDKNSVYQLTLVSPNGQNTDLGTKTTNQFSTFSLELPIPQNQPLGFYTIKAKGNKGQEISGEFRVAEFKPPNFKVDLKLNQEFAVIDDKIDVQVGSNYLFGSPVEGGEAKYFVTRKQTNFIPKGWEEFSFGRQWFWPEESPNVTNDVLQTSTKLDTNGKSSQTVTVAKDLPYPMTYRVDVQISDISNLSVANSQSFTALPSNRIIGLKTNFVADAGKDFPIEFIVTDATGKALDNQRIHLELQQMKYSSVTKIVEGSKTPQNQVEYQTVGKTDITSGNTPETVNLKPTVSGSYRIRANFSNSRDELTATDLQIWVTGENQVFWGGEEKDKLEVKLNKKEFKPGDIATALIQSPYPEGELYFAVIKDKPLYQQVVKIKGGAPQIQFTITPEMLPNAAVEAVLVRQGKPLNQVEPGSLENLAKIGFAAFKVNLTDKYLKVQVNPVEKSLEPGKEANVELELKDHQGNATKGQFTVMVVNEAVLQLTGYRPPNLVDTVYAEQPISTRFSDNRRDVKLAPLATGLPKGWGYGGGFSNGLANTRIREDFQALAYYNGSVISDENGKAKITFKLPDNLTTWRIMVVATDGNLRFGNGDATFITTKPLITNAILPQFARSGDRILAGLSVTNTTTNTGNLTINGELSGSLNFAENNPKTTSLQPKAESATQAYRFPMVAGNLGEGKVTFTTQLNNIADGFTVPLEIKPLEITEQVVETGVSERQVKIPLNIAKNTFREAGGLDIQLASTLIPAIKAPAKQVLENNDLPFAEPAASQLLIAANLQTLTQKYNQTFAEFNPQQQAKLVIAQLQKLQIADGGFAAFPGQEKSDPLVSAYAGESLVIANQNFPNLVDSKIISNLKTYLQKVLANPGQYDFCKQKLCKSQLQLNSLIALAQLGDKRNSFLSDIYQQRDNFDLVTQIKLARYLYQFPEWQNQAQIMRLEFQKNIYETGRTAVVNLPKTWSWMSSNTVTQAQALRLFIDQKTNPEIIDKLLQSLLNLRREGTWESSYNNAQALTALVAYSQLQPTPPNFITTVKLANQKLGETSFNGYQNPSLQMNIPMNQLPQGKRDLWLQKSGRGKLHYLVAYKYRLQGNQPGRFNGLRVTREISKVNEEKTIQKTGMYAFDKPLTLQPGQVFDIGLEVITDHPVDHVVIKDPLPAGFEAVDGSFQTATPALQAKADNWQLGYKTIYKDRIISYADHLEPGVYSLHYLVRSVTPGTFIWPGAEVHLQYAPEEFGRSADSTLDILER, from the coding sequence ATGATGATTAGAAAAATCTTTAAGTTCCTGTTTATTGTCACTCTCGTGTTTGGAATGACTGGTTGTAATTTTATGACTATTCAACCAGGTAAGGAAAAGTTACCACCTGTTGAGTCATTAATTACGCCAAAGTTACCAGATTGGATAGAACAAATTAGTCCTTTAGGAGATGCAAAACCTACCAATCAAATTCGGATTCGCTTTCAGGAAGCTTTAATTCCTGTTGAAAGTCTTGATAGTCCCCAACAGCAAAGTTTATTAACTAAATTTGCGATTTGGCCTCCTTTACCGGGACAATTTCGCTTTTTAACTCCGCGTATGGTGGGTTTTCAAGCTGATAAAGCTATACCGAAAGCAACGCGAGTTAAGGTTACTCTTAAAGCGGGTTTAGCAGATTTGAAAAATCATCGGTTAAGTCAAGATTTGGCTTGGACTTTTAATACTGAATCTATTCAAATTACTAATTTACCAGGAGTTAACCCGATTGAAAAAGCCGTAGTTGAACCAATGGGTTTACAACCAAAGTTGCAATTTACCTCTAATTTAGAATTAGATTTAGATTCTGTCCAAAAGCATTTACAGTTAATTCCTGAAGGTAAAACGCAAGGTGTGGGTTTTAAGGTGGAATTAGCGAAGGAAGAAACACCAGAAAGTTTAGATCCTTTTGAAAAATTTGACCCTTCAGTCAGAAATTGGGTTTATAATCTTATTCCTGGGCAAAATTTAGAGAAAGCTACTTCTTATCGGTTGACTTTTTCTCTTGGTATTCTTCCTGCTAATGGTAATTTACCCAGTCAAAAAGAATTTGTTAGTAAGTTAGCAACTTATTCACCTTTAGGATTTGTGGGAATTAAACCCTATGGAGAACCAGATTCTGGGGGAACTTATGGGAGATTTACTAAAGGTAGTCCTCAGTTAGAATTTAATAACATTTTATTGGCAGATTCCGTTAAGGACAATATTAAAATTAAGCCCGTACCTAAAAATATTGATACTGTATTGCAAGTTTCTGAAGAAGATAGAATTGTCAGCATTAATCCCTATTCTTTAGAACCATCTACTACTTATACAATTAATATTGAGAAAAATCTTAAAGATAAATTTGGGCAAACTTTAGGTAAACCAGTAACAATTAAATATGATACTGGTGATGTGGCTGGAAATATTTCTGTACCATCAGATTTAAATATTTTCCTCACAGATAAAGATTTGCAAATTAATATTGATACTATTAATTTACCAGAGTCAAAATATCAAGCTGCTTATCGCATTGTTAAGCCTACAGATTTGGTTTATACAAATACTGCTAATGATTTATTACCCGAACCTTCTAAATGGCAAGATTTCAAAATTAGGGGTAAACAAAATCAGTCATTAACTATCAATATTCCTCTGAAAGAAAAATTAGGTAATCGTCAGGGAATGTTAGCTTATGGAGTGCAAGCACGAACTCATAAATATCAAGAAGACGGTAAGCAATTGTGGAAAGAACCGACAACTTATGGCATGGTACAATTAACTAATTTAGGTGTCTTTTCTCAATGGTTTCCAGAATCGGGTTTAATTCGGGTTCATCATCTTAGTGATGGTTCACCAGTTAAAGCGGTAAATATTGAAATTTATCAATCAAAATTAGCAGAAAAATCTCGTCCTCAACCTGTACCCTGTGCAACTGGAAAAACTGATGAAAAGGGAATTTTGATCATTGAGAATAATCAATTAATACAATGTTATCCCAAATTAAAATCTAGCGGACTACAATTATTAGTAATCGCCAGTGAAAATCAAGATTGGGCATTTGCGAGAACGGAAGAATATAGTGGTGCTTATGGTTATGGAATTGATGCCGGTTGGGAAGCTGATAAACCAGAATCACGAGGAATTATCTTTTCTGATAGACAATTATATCAACCCGGAGAAAAAGCTGCTTTTACTGCTTTTGCAGATTATTTAGAAAAAGGTAAAATTCAGGAAGACAAAAATTCCGTTTATCAATTAACTTTAGTTAGTCCTAATGGACAAAATACAGATTTAGGAACAAAAACAACTAACCAATTTAGTACATTTTCTTTAGAGTTACCAATTCCTCAAAATCAGCCTTTAGGCTTTTATACTATTAAAGCTAAAGGTAACAAGGGACAAGAAATTTCGGGAGAGTTTCGAGTAGCAGAATTTAAACCCCCAAATTTTAAAGTTGATTTAAAACTCAATCAAGAATTTGCAGTAATTGATGACAAAATTGATGTGCAGGTAGGAAGTAATTATTTATTTGGTTCACCAGTTGAAGGGGGAGAAGCTAAATATTTTGTCACTCGTAAACAGACTAATTTTATCCCTAAAGGTTGGGAAGAATTTAGTTTTGGGAGACAATGGTTTTGGCCAGAAGAAAGTCCCAATGTGACGAATGATGTTTTGCAAACTAGCACTAAATTAGATACGAATGGGAAAAGTAGTCAAACTGTAACTGTAGCTAAAGATTTACCATACCCCATGACTTATCGGGTAGATGTGCAAATTAGTGATATTTCTAATTTATCGGTTGCTAATTCCCAAAGTTTTACCGCTTTACCCAGTAACCGAATAATTGGTTTAAAAACGAATTTTGTCGCTGACGCTGGCAAAGATTTTCCTATAGAATTCATTGTCACTGACGCAACTGGAAAAGCTTTAGACAATCAAAGAATACATCTGGAATTACAACAGATGAAATATAGCAGCGTCACCAAAATTGTTGAAGGTAGCAAAACTCCACAAAATCAAGTTGAATATCAGACAGTTGGGAAAACAGATATTACATCTGGGAATACTCCCGAAACAGTCAATTTAAAACCTACTGTATCAGGTTCATATCGGATTCGCGCTAATTTCAGTAATAGTAGAGATGAACTTACAGCCACAGATTTACAAATTTGGGTGACAGGAGAAAATCAAGTATTTTGGGGTGGAGAAGAAAAAGATAAATTGGAAGTTAAATTAAATAAAAAAGAGTTTAAACCTGGAGACATAGCTACAGCTTTAATTCAATCTCCCTACCCAGAAGGAGAATTATATTTTGCGGTGATTAAAGATAAACCTCTCTATCAACAAGTAGTTAAAATTAAAGGAGGTGCGCCCCAAATTCAGTTTACAATTACCCCGGAAATGTTACCTAATGCAGCAGTAGAGGCGGTATTAGTCAGACAAGGTAAACCACTTAATCAAGTAGAACCGGGAAGTTTAGAAAATTTAGCCAAAATTGGGTTTGCAGCTTTTAAAGTTAACCTAACAGATAAATATTTAAAGGTACAAGTTAACCCAGTTGAAAAATCTTTAGAACCGGGAAAAGAAGCAAATGTAGAACTGGAATTAAAAGATCATCAAGGAAACGCTACCAAAGGACAATTTACTGTCATGGTGGTGAATGAAGCGGTATTACAATTAACTGGTTATCGTCCGCCAAATTTGGTAGATACTGTTTATGCAGAACAACCAATTTCTACCCGATTCAGTGATAATCGTCGTGATGTTAAATTAGCACCATTAGCTACAGGTTTACCCAAAGGTTGGGGTTATGGTGGAGGTTTCTCCAATGGTTTAGCAAATACTCGGATTCGTGAAGATTTTCAAGCTTTAGCTTATTACAATGGTTCGGTGATTAGTGATGAAAATGGTAAAGCAAAAATCACCTTTAAATTACCCGATAATCTAACAACTTGGCGGATAATGGTTGTGGCTACAGATGGAAATCTGCGGTTTGGGAATGGTGACGCAACATTTATCACCACAAAACCATTAATAACTAATGCTATTTTGCCACAATTTGCCCGGAGTGGCGATCGCATTTTGGCAGGTTTATCCGTCACCAACACCACCACAAACACTGGAAATCTGACTATTAACGGTGAACTTAGCGGTTCTCTTAACTTCGCCGAAAATAACCCCAAAACCACCTCATTACAACCAAAAGCCGAATCAGCAACCCAAGCTTATCGTTTCCCAATGGTAGCGGGTAATTTGGGCGAAGGTAAAGTCACATTTACCACTCAATTAAATAATATTGCTGATGGTTTTACTGTCCCCTTGGAAATTAAACCTTTAGAAATTACCGAACAAGTTGTGGAAACTGGTGTAAGTGAAAGACAGGTAAAAATTCCCTTGAATATTGCTAAAAATACCTTTCGTGAAGCCGGAGGTTTAGATATTCAATTAGCCAGTACCTTAATTCCAGCAATTAAAGCCCCTGCAAAACAAGTTTTAGAAAATAATGATTTACCATTTGCAGAACCAGCCGCAAGTCAATTATTAATTGCTGCAAATCTGCAAACTCTCACCCAAAAATATAATCAAACCTTTGCCGAATTTAATCCTCAACAACAAGCAAAATTAGTAATTGCACAATTACAAAAATTGCAAATAGCAGATGGTGGTTTTGCAGCATTTCCAGGACAAGAAAAATCCGATCCTCTGGTTTCTGCTTATGCTGGAGAATCTTTAGTTATAGCTAATCAAAACTTTCCTAATTTAGTGGATAGTAAAATCATCTCTAATCTGAAAACTTATCTGCAAAAAGTTCTCGCAAATCCTGGACAATACGACTTTTGTAAACAGAAACTTTGTAAATCTCAATTACAACTAAATTCCTTAATTGCCTTAGCACAATTAGGAGATAAACGCAATAGTTTCTTGTCAGATATTTATCAACAACGTGATAATTTTGATCTAGTTACTCAAATCAAATTAGCCAGATATCTATATCAATTTCCTGAATGGCAAAATCAAGCCCAAATCATGCGGTTGGAGTTCCAAAAGAATATCTATGAAACTGGACGTACCGCAGTTGTGAATTTACCCAAAACTTGGAGTTGGATGAGTTCAAACACTGTCACCCAAGCCCAAGCTTTACGGTTATTTATTGACCAAAAAACCAACCCAGAAATTATTGATAAATTACTGCAAAGTCTGCTAAATTTACGCAGAGAAGGGACATGGGAATCTAGTTATAATAACGCCCAAGCCCTCACAGCTTTAGTTGCATATAGCCAACTCCAACCCACACCACCTAATTTTATAACTACGGTAAAATTAGCAAATCAGAAATTAGGAGAAACCAGTTTTAATGGCTATCAAAATCCTAGCTTACAAATGAATATTCCTATGAATCAATTACCTCAAGGTAAACGTGATTTATGGTTACAAAAATCTGGAAGAGGTAAATTGCATTATTTAGTCGCTTACAAATATCGTTTACAAGGAAATCAACCAGGGAGATTTAACGGTTTACGAGTAACGCGAGAAATTAGTAAAGTTAATGAAGAGAAAACTATTCAAAAAACCGGAATGTATGCTTTTGATAAACCATTAACCTTACAACCTGGACAAGTATTTGATATTGGTTTAGAAGTAATTACAGATCATCCTGTAGATCATGTAGTCATAAAAGACCCATTACCCGCAGGATTTGAAGCTGTAGATGGTAGTTTTCAAACAGCGACACCAGCATTACAAGCAAAAGCCGATAATTGGCAATTAGGATATAAAACAATCTATAAAGATCGGATTATTTCCTATGCAGATCATCTAGAACCAGGAGTTTACAGTTTACATTATTTAGTTCGTTCCGTTACCCCAGGAACATTCATTTGGCCAGGTGCGGAAGTTCATCTTCAATATGCACCAGAAGAGTTTGGACGCAGTGCAGATTCTACTTTAGATATCTTAGAAAGGTGA
- the pbpC gene encoding penicillin-binding protein 1C, whose product MNLLTHFLKTLTLCVLASLREIKSYKLQIKRNYKLNKIIVPCIVICLLIRLCPYFAPIRSLDIAQHQLAIEFTDRNNLPLGTILTSDQENTSVVKLNQVSPQFIKAILAAEDAHFYQHGALDLKAIFRAIKIAIENKKIVSGASTITMQLARMLDNSPRTMTAKLKEVWLSWRLAAGMTKDEILAAYINRLPMGGNIYGVEAAAQIYFSIPASDLNLAQASILAAIPNNPTYFNPYQHRERLQQRQKYVLNRMVQEKYISDADAQLIYKEKIIFQPRQQGIIAAPHFLFWLAKQNNTPNQESSPIRTTINRPLQQFVEAQVQQVISSLKANNVHDAAVVIIDNSSGEVLSYVGSPDYFNDVKLGRNDGVQALRQPGSTLKPFVYELALEKGVINPHTILPDVPAHYAIPGAKLYSPTDYTNSFLGPVRVRVALANSLNVPAVKVLERVGVETFLNRLHELGFAHLNQDAEYYGLGLTLGSGEVNLWELARAYLTMANMGKITPLVTTLNSSPNSNSQSLVSNYWQLIIDMLSDRYARSTAFGVDSVLNLPFPVAVKTGTSSNYRDTWTVGFSSDYTVATWVGNFNGEPMRQVSGVTGAAPLWNRIMLHLHEHQTPANFPSPEGMVKLPICAITGLKPTPSCTSVVQEYFSVKDKIAYQKSTDFHLSPVYDQWLAKQPQLHFNPDNFHIISPRNGDLFLLYPSGEGQQKLEFKASGTLNQSIDWWLNDQHLSTQSTNAIFWHLRPGNWKLEARTGKMRDQINFQVKLGNIQPRKQGFSVADPTKL is encoded by the coding sequence ATGAATTTACTAACTCATTTCCTCAAAACTCTTACTCTCTGCGTCTTAGCGTCTCTGCGTGAGATAAAATCATATAAATTGCAGATAAAGCGAAACTACAAACTGAATAAAATTATTGTCCCTTGCATTGTAATCTGTTTATTAATCCGATTATGTCCTTATTTTGCCCCTATTCGTAGTCTAGATATTGCCCAGCATCAATTAGCAATAGAGTTTACAGATCGTAACAATTTACCATTAGGAACTATATTAACCAGTGATCAAGAAAATACCTCAGTTGTCAAATTAAATCAAGTTTCACCACAATTCATCAAAGCAATATTAGCCGCCGAAGATGCTCATTTTTATCAACATGGTGCATTAGATTTAAAAGCAATTTTTCGAGCGATAAAAATAGCAATTGAGAATAAAAAAATTGTTTCCGGTGCTTCCACAATTACCATGCAATTGGCGAGAATGTTGGATAATTCACCGCGAACAATGACTGCAAAATTAAAAGAGGTTTGGTTATCTTGGCGATTAGCTGCGGGAATGACGAAAGATGAAATTCTTGCTGCTTATATTAATCGTTTACCTATGGGGGGAAATATTTATGGTGTAGAAGCTGCGGCGCAAATTTACTTTTCTATTCCTGCTAGTGATTTAAACTTAGCCCAAGCTTCTATTTTAGCAGCAATTCCTAATAATCCCACTTATTTTAATCCTTATCAACATCGAGAAAGATTACAGCAAAGACAGAAATATGTTTTAAATAGAATGGTACAGGAAAAATATATTTCTGATGCAGACGCGCAACTTATATATAAAGAAAAAATAATATTTCAACCTCGTCAACAGGGAATTATTGCTGCACCACATTTTCTATTTTGGTTAGCCAAACAAAACAATACACCTAATCAGGAATCATCACCTATTCGCACGACAATAAATCGCCCTTTACAGCAATTTGTGGAAGCACAAGTACAACAAGTAATTTCCTCTTTAAAGGCTAATAATGTCCATGATGCAGCAGTAGTGATAATTGACAACTCCTCTGGAGAGGTTTTAAGTTATGTTGGTTCGCCTGATTATTTTAATGATGTGAAATTAGGACGAAATGATGGAGTACAAGCTTTACGACAACCTGGTTCTACATTAAAGCCATTTGTGTATGAATTAGCTTTAGAAAAAGGAGTAATTAATCCTCATACGATTTTGCCAGATGTACCTGCCCATTATGCAATTCCGGGAGCGAAATTATATAGTCCCACAGACTATACTAACAGCTTTCTCGGTCCGGTGAGAGTGAGAGTTGCTTTAGCAAATTCTTTAAATGTACCTGCGGTAAAGGTATTAGAAAGAGTGGGTGTAGAAACTTTTTTAAATCGCTTACATGAGTTGGGTTTTGCACATTTAAATCAAGATGCTGAATATTACGGTTTGGGTTTAACTTTGGGTAGTGGTGAGGTGAACTTGTGGGAACTAGCTAGGGCTTATTTAACTATGGCTAACATGGGGAAAATAACACCATTAGTAACTACATTAAACAGTTCCCCAAATTCAAATTCTCAATCTTTAGTTTCCAATTATTGGCAATTAATTATTGATATGTTAAGCGATCGCTATGCCCGATCCACAGCTTTTGGTGTAGACTCAGTGTTAAATTTGCCCTTTCCCGTCGCTGTCAAAACTGGTACATCTTCAAATTATCGTGATACCTGGACAGTTGGCTTTAGCAGTGATTATACTGTGGCTACCTGGGTGGGTAATTTCAACGGTGAACCCATGCGTCAGGTTTCCGGTGTCACAGGGGCTGCACCTTTGTGGAACAGAATCATGTTACATCTGCATGAACATCAAACACCCGCTAATTTTCCATCTCCAGAGGGCATGGTAAAATTACCAATTTGTGCCATCACAGGGCTAAAACCTACACCTAGCTGTACTTCCGTAGTTCAAGAATATTTCTCTGTGAAAGATAAAATTGCATATCAAAAATCTACGGATTTTCATTTATCACCTGTGTATGATCAATGGTTAGCAAAACAGCCACAATTGCATTTTAATCCTGATAATTTCCACATTATCTCTCCTCGTAATGGGGATTTATTTCTGCTGTATCCATCTGGAGAGGGACAGCAAAAACTAGAATTTAAAGCTAGTGGAACATTAAATCAGTCTATAGACTGGTGGCTAAATGATCAACATTTATCTACACAATCAACCAATGCGATATTTTGGCATTTACGCCCCGGTAATTGGAAGCTAGAAGCCAGAACTGGTAAGATGCGTGACCAAATAAACTTTCAAGTAAAGTTAGGAAATATCCAACCGAGAAAACAAGGTTTTTCTGTAGCAGATCCTACTAAATTATAG
- a CDS encoding GxxExxY protein yields MINEKHRYSELTSKIIGCSMTVHKTLGNGFQEVIYQRALFRGNRERATGNRKNSCLKT; encoded by the coding sequence ATGATCAATGAAAAGCATAGATACTCAGAACTGACATCCAAAATCATTGGATGTTCTATGACTGTGCATAAAACATTGGGTAATGGTTTTCAAGAAGTAATTTATCAAAGAGCATTGTTCAGAGGGAACAGGGAACGGGCAACAGGGAACAGGAAAAACTCATGTTTAAAAACATGA
- a CDS encoding GxxExxY protein produces MQLAGISFAREFEMPIFYKKEQIGTRRVDFLVEGVISVEIKAVTKLEDVHFAQAINYLEAYNLEIGLLINFGETK; encoded by the coding sequence ATGCAATTGGCGGGTATTTCTTTTGCAAGAGAATTTGAAATGCCAATTTTTTACAAAAAAGAACAAATAGGAACACGACGAGTAGATTTTTTGGTCGAAGGTGTTATTTCAGTTGAAATAAAAGCAGTAACTAAATTAGAAGACGTTCATTTTGCACAAGCAATTAACTACTTAGAAGCATATAATCTTGAGATTGGGTTACTAATCAATTTCGGTGAAACTAAGTAG